The DNA window CACCTACCTGTGGCAGGTGGGTTCCCCAGAGGCTGAGAGGGAGCCAGTGGCAACACGGTGTCCGAGAACAGGGTGCTCCCCAAGTCCTACACGGGGAGGCGGAGGCCCTCAGCGTCCTCATGCCAGGGCCTGCTGTACTCGCCCTGCCACTCGTATCAGCTCTGTTCTGTCCCCCGGATACTTCTCCTGAGCCACTCAGTTGGACACAGGCTCTGTGTCCACCAGCAAGGAGCAGAGGCAGGGGTCCCGggcaggagaactgcaaaccCCCCAGCTGACATCCTGGCCCCAGTCCTGCCCTCTACAGGAGGAAGGGCACCCCGCAGAGCGACACTGCTCCTGGGCTCACCTGTGCGGCCGCCCGAACCTTCTGGTACAAGCTGTTCCCGTGCAGAGGATCTGGGGGCCCCGCAAAAGCTGCAGAACATAAAAGGCAAGTGGGGGGCAGGGCTGAGCCTGGCACTGCTGCTCCCTGCAGAACATGGTGAACTGGGCCCACTCTGGGGTGGCAAGTTCCTGCCACCCGGGCCCTTCTGTCACGGCCACTGGCACGCCCTCCTCCAGGACCCCACAGAGGCCGCACCAGAGCAGACCCTCAGCTCCCCCCACCCATGCCCCACAGAGGTGAGTCTCTCCTCGGCCCCCTCACCCATGCCCCACAGAGGCGAGTCTCTCTCCACGAAACCACCTCGCCTCCCCCAGGGCTGGCAACCCCTGGTGCCTGAGCTGGTGCGCCTCCCCGCAGCCCACTCTCCCTGCCCCAGGTGCACCAGGGACCCCTCGGAGGCTGCTGGGGCCTGGAGGGAGACACCAGCCTTCTTATCACAGCCTGAAAGCTCCGCCTGGACCCACCCATCCCCAGTCTCAGCCGCCTCGGGCTCCCCTGCCCTGAGAGTTCCTCTCACGGTGAACTGGGACTTCTGTCCTTAAATCTTCCGGCCCCAGAGCCCCCTGAGCCTGCACCTGGAGCCGAGGCATCCTTTCAGGGCTCATGCTGAGAGCTGCACCTCTGAGAAGCCCTGGAGAGCCTCAGTCACAGACGAATCCACTCGTGCCCCTTGGCTGCCTGTCTCCACCCCGGCCCTGTGATTCGCAGACGACGCCCCTGGCTGTCCCTGGGCCCAGGGTGGCAGGCGCAAGCTGAGTCAGTGGCTGGATAAACTGACCCCCTGCAGCTGCCATCTTCCCGCAGGAGCCCAGGGCACCCGCCTGCCACCTCGCGCTGGCCCTCCTctgtgacagagcaggagcatcacCGTCTTGGACAAGGCCCTCATTCTAAAGTTCACCTTAACCAAAAACCgcctaaatccaaagggcatcagcctaatggctaaaGTCAGCACAACCATAAACTACAAATAACATCTCCAACCAGAAACACTCCAAACTCCTCCCCCACCAGAGACATGCCAGCCCGAGACAACCCTCCTCCGACCGGGAAGACGCCAGCTTTGAGAAAACCCGCCTCCGGGCTGGAAAGATGTCCCAAGATAACCTCCCGTCCTTCCACCCCTGCCACGAacttctccacacacacacacattccgaGCTCCTGACGAGCCCTCACTCTAAAACCAATACACgcttagtctgtaagagaaagGGCTTCTGACCACAATCGGCTGGGGGCGCCTCTCAGGTTTTAACTAAAGAAAACCtgtcttgggccgggcgcggtggctcacgcttgtaatcccagcactttgggaggccgaggcgggcggatcacgaggtcaggagatcgagaccatcctggcgaacacggtgaaaccccgtctctactaaaaatacaaaaaattagccgggcgaggtggcgggcgcctgtagtcccagctactcgggaggctgaggcaggagaatggcgtaaacctgggaggcggagcttgcagtgagctgagatccggccactgcactccagcctgggcgacagagtgagactccgtctcaaaaaaaaaaaaaaaaacaaaacacagaaaacctGTCTTTAACTGCCAGCTGTGTTTTgtgtttccttcctctttctgatGCTCTGCGTGCGTGGGGTGGGCCATCCTCGCTGCACACCCGCCGCCTGGCGGGGGATACCCCGTCTCCCACGTGCAGCACCTGGCACCTGCCTTCCTCACGGGGCCTGTCGTGACACCTCCCACAGCCTGTGCGTCACCCAGGGCCAGTGCCCAGGCACGGCAGGCGACAGCCATCATCCACAACTGCCTCTGCACAGGAGAGACTCTAGTGCCAACAAGAACCCAGGGTCTGAAGAACAGCCTTTCCCATCCTCGGGGCCTGCCGTGCCCCATCCCCCCACCTgctgcagcccccaccccagggcATGTCCCCGAGACCACTGAAGCCACAACGTACATGCACCAACCACAGCCACGGGAGTGGCCTGGGAGCCCGGGGCCCTCTGACCCGCTGAATGGTGAGGATAAATGGCTGGTACTGCCTTGGCCCCAAAGCTGTGAGGAGCTCTATTAGGATGGCGAGAGCACCCTCACACAGCCGTTCCTTTAGGGGCATCTACCGCCTAAGTCATGTGTCACAGCTGTCGATGGTGGCCCAGGGCACTGGCCCCTGAGGGACACCTAGAGCTGCATGCCCATTTGTCACAAAGTGGGGCAACACCGGTTCGACGCCGGTTTTGGGGTGAGCCCAGTGGATGGACACGCTCAGGGTCTCCATAAGCAAGCAGCGGCACGACAGAGactcagcctccctccccagaATTCCCCTCTCAGGGGCTGGGCTGGGTCCAGACATGGTGTGCCCAGTGATCACCTGGAGCCCCATGGAAGATCTCAGGCCAAGCCCCCACAAGTCCTCATTAGGCAGAGGCACACGGGACTGCCCCCCAGCCTGCGGGACggctcccccagccccacctgctGCCTGGACAGACCGACTGGCCAGGGCCccgcctctcctgcctcccagtcCCGCCCTCCCATGGCTTCCCTCTGTCTTGGGCTCTGAGGAGCAGCCCTAGAACAAGAACCCACAGCCTGAGGAAGACGTGTGAACAGGCACTGAGTCTGCTACGTGTGGGCACTGGGATGGAGGGGAAGACCCGCGGGgcacacagagaaacacaaacAATGGCACCCGGGGCAGCAAGCACAGGGACAGACGCAGCTGAAGGCCCAGGGACACACGGGAGGCACGGAGGACCCAgcggaggcaggggcagggcacGTCAGGGGAGGCCGAGTCGGCCAGCTGCGGGGAGGGTGGGCAGCAGGTGGAGAGGCCAGGGATGGGCCAGGATCAGCAACTCGGGGCTTTGATGGGGACCAGGCCCAGGTGAGGGCTCTGGCTGAAGTCTTCCTTCTCAAGCCCGGAGGATTTGCCACCCTCCCGCATTGTCCAAAGCCCCTGTACCTGCAGCTTCCTGGATGAAGGCAGAGTTGCGTTTGAGGAtgagcaggaaggaggaggagccaTGGCTGCACAGATAGAGCAGGATCTTCAGCACCTGGGGAGTGGGGCGGTCAGCAGTGCTGGCCGGGCTGAACACAGGACACCcagggcagggcccagggcaCCCAAAGGGCACAGAGCTGCTTGCCACCCTGGGCCGCTCATCTGCTCCTCTGGCCTCACCACCATGGGCCAGGCCTTGGGCCTGACCCTTGACCACCCAGGGGCTCACCTTGAGCTTCCCGTGGCCAGAGCTGCTGTGTAGGCGGCTCAGGAGGTACTCCAGCAGGCACTGGCTGCTGCCCGGAGACTCGTGGGAGATTTCTGTGGCACGCTCGGGTTAGGGAACGGCAAGATGGTGAAGGCTGCACCGGGCCACAGTGAGACCAGGCCCTGGGACCTCTCAGTCCATGCTCCCTGGAGGTGCCTACTGCAGGCTCTGCCGTCAGGAGCACAGGGCTTCTCAGGTCTCCTGTGCCATCAGTACTGCAGCCTTCAGACCCCACCCATGGCTGCTTACAATGATAAAGGAGCTGCGGATCCCCCTAGGGACAGCAGAATCCCCGGGAACCCTTCGCACCGCTCTGGGCCCTGCCATCTGTTCTTTCCCCCACACGGTACGTCGAGGAAGGATACTAGCAATCTCTTCAAACAGGTAGCCCGGACATGGGACATCATCATCCGATGTCCCCTTCAGAAGAATCGGGAGCTGAAAGGGAACAAGAGCCCCGCTGTGATGAGGTGCCACCTCCCACAGGGGTGGATCCACACCCCTCCAAAGGGGATGGAAACGGCCCACCTCTCGCTGTTGACATGGCCGGAGAGAGGCCTGGGAAGGGGTGAGAACTGTGCTACTGGCCacagggaggctgcagcagggtCCTCTCTCAACAGTCAGGGATGAACAGCCTTGGAGAAGAGGCAAATCAGTGGTGGTTCTCCACGGAGGAGCTGTGCCACTTGGGTTACGATGGGACAcagcccccagcctccctgcacTTACCAGCACGTAAGGCCATTTGAAAGTACCTCTCCTGTACCTACCTACTGACTAGCAAAGCCAAACAAGGCCCAGGCAAGCCCTTTTCCACGCAGGGGACTATGAATAGTTCCACCTCCCAAGAGCCCGGATTGGCAGAGTGACAGCCGCTCAGCCTGACCGGCTCCATCGCTCCCCAAGAACCCACCGATGTCATGTGTTTTATGTTCACTAACAGCAGATGTACTTATTTGTTTCATGCTTACTTACTGGCACAAAGATGTACGGTTTATAGGGATGAAAACTGGAACCACCCATTTTTGCATTATTCAGTTTCAGGACAGAACAGAGTTCAAGAGTATTTAAGACAACAAGCATGGGACCGACCACGTGTGGTGCTGAAGCCTTTCAGTTGGAAGGGCGGAGATCTAGTGACAACACACGCAAACGTGGACCTGAAGTGTTTCCCGAGGCTGTGGACACACATCACTGGCACTATTTGCCCACCAAGCCCTAAGGGGAGCTAGACAGGTTTGCAGGTGACAGCTGACAACTGCAGAACGCAGCACACAACGACTCTGTCCAAACCTTGCACTGAGAGCCTTGACCAACCCTAGCGTGGCTTTTGGCAGCTCAAGGCCGCGCCCTGGGCCCACCCAGCCCCCTCTGAGGTCCCCCCCAGGAAAGCTGAGGGCTGACAAAAGAGGGCAGTTTGCTCAGGACGACACCTGGGAACTGGCCCGGCCTCTCCTTCTCAGAGGGTTTACTAAGAGGGGCTTACAACGGTGTGTCCTTCCCTGTCCCTTCGAAATGTCTGTGTTCTCTGCAACCCAGGGGTGCCTCTCTAGGACCGGAGTCCTCTGAAATGCCACCGTCAGGGAGGACGGCGGGCCGCCAGCCCACCTGGGCGCCGGCAGCACGGACACAGCGGCTCCACGTCCACTGGGTCCGCCGCTCCTTCCCTCCTGTCGGAGCCCACTAAATGCTGGCCGAGGCCTGTTCGTTCCCCCAGGGTCTGGCTGTGCCCATCGCCCTTGCGCTCGGTGGGTCCGGCTTGGGAGGCCCCGGGACGGCGCGGCGGGCGGGCAGCTCAGCGGCGTCCGCGCGGGCGAAGGGGCCAGGAGCAGCTACCCGGCGCGCAGACGCAAGGTCAACGGCTCAAGCCCGGGGCGAGTCCGGGGAACGCGGCGCTCGAGAGAAGCCGTGGGGCCGGGGCCCGGGCGGACCGCCCTCACTCACCCGGTGTAGAAAGCTCAGGCGGTCCCGTAGCGGCGGCGCGGCAGCCATGATCCAACCCCCTCCCGGTCTGCCCCGCTTCCGCCAGGCCCGGGCTTTCCAATCACTGCGCGGGTCTGGCTCCGCCGGCCAATCCCTCGCGGTGGGGCGGGCCCTGAGGTTGGCTTCGTAAACAATTTGAGCCTAGGCCAATCCGAAGTCCCAGGGCACAGACAGACTAGGACAAGAGCCAATTGCAGGGGCTCTGGCCGATTAAGAAGCTCAGGAAAGGTTATGGGCGGAAGCGCCGACCTATCAGGCTGTTTGACACCGGAAGAGGATGGACCTAAGATGACGGCGCCCAGGGGCGCTGGGAATAGCCACTCATGTCTGTGAACGGAGCTGTGTGGGGTCGCGTGCGAAGCCGCCTCCGCGCCTTCCCCGAGCGGCTGGCCGCCTGCGGGGCCGAGGTGAGGAGCCGCGGGCAGGCCAGTGCTGCTGGACAGGAGGAGCAGCGCGGGGAGGTGACTGGGAGCGAGGGCGGTGACGGGATCAAGGGACCCCATGACCCGCGCCCATCCCCTCCGCAGGCCGCGGCGTACGGCAGGTGCGTGCAGGCCTCCACGGCCCCAGGCGGCCGCCTGAGCAAGGACCTCTGCGTGCGGGAGTTCGAGGCCCTGCGGAGCTGCTTCGCCGCCGCGGTAGGTGGGCGCGGGCCCCTCCTAGCCCTTCCCCTCCAAGATGCAGGGGGCCCCAGCTTTCCTTTGCTTTCCCGTTGGTTCAAGGTTTGAGCGCCTGCCGCGTGCTTTAGACGCCGGCTGACCAAACCACCGAGCCACCGATGAGCCCGCGAAACCTCGGCCGTCCCAGGCTTGTCCCTGCGTGTTTGTAAACCGGGACTGGCACCAACGTCAGAAAGGATGGGAAATGTGTGCACTAAAGCGCCTGGTAAAACGCGTAAGCTTTCGTGTTAGCACTGCCGCCGAGGGGTGTCAGGCCAGGATCGACCCAACACAGGACTCCCAGAAAGTGCCCAGCACCTTCCGGGTCTTCATCTCCCCTCACTTGCAGCCCGCCCCGTACAGCTGCAGTGGTGGATTCCTTCAGCACCTGTCCTGCCGGGCACCCCCAGCCACCCTCACAACTGGCACGATAGGGCTTCTTGCCCGTGGGGGCTTTAAGTTATTCTGAGGCTggttccctaagtgtcagcctcTCTGGGTACCACCTCAATGTATCTGGGGTAGGCCGTGACGCCAGTGCTGACTCTTGTTTACTGGGAGCTATTAATCCGGAGATTTGGACCAGAGAAAGGGTAGTTGAACAAGAGCTCCATACCCGGCCCTAGGAGCCTTGGATCCAGGGGTGGGTGACTCATCAGAAGTTGCACTTtttgccgggtatggtggcgcatgcctgtaatcctaccactttgggaggctgaggtgggtgaattgcttcagcctagaagtttgagaccagcctgggcaacatacggagaccccgtctctacaaaaaaaaaaaaaaattagcggggcctggtgatgtagtcccagctacttgggaggctgaggtggaagatcacttgaacctgggaggtggaggttgtagtgagccgagattgcgccaccgtactccagcctgggcgacaaagtgagactgcatctcaaaaaaaaaaaaaaaaaacaacttggggGGCTCCTGCTTTCCCTTTATGAGAGCTTGGGTCCCAGTGTGGCATCTGGTGGGGGCTCAGAGGAGGGTGCAGCAGTGAGTTCCATGACAGTGTCATGAGGCCCTTGTCCCATGGACAAGTGACCCAGAGAACTGGCCCATGGGGCCCAGGCTCCAACCAGTCGAGCCCCCACCACATGCCGGCACCACGTTCTCTGTAAGGTATTTGTGTAGAACACGACATTTAGTGTGGTAGCTTTCTTTTGAGCCATATCTAACTTGGAAGCAAGCCATTCAGACAAAACACTTTATCTTGCAGGCCAAGAAGACGCTGGAGCGAGGCTGTTAGGAGGGACTCTGAGCTTCACACCTGTCTGCTGCTGTGGGTGCGGTGCCCTCGTCCTGATGGCCCCTGGTGGCACACATTGAATGCCTAGGGCAGAAAGGAAGTGGGAATGGCGAAGATGTGACGTTCCTGGGTGTTAGATCCTGTGTTTCTTCTTCTTAACAAGTTGAGGCGTGGGTAGAGCAGGAATTGGTTTTCCAGTGTTGTGTCTGTAAATCTGAGTTAGAATAAGATGTAATGGAAGCCACGATAAAGACTCCGTCAAGTCCTGCAGCCTGGGGCTTACTGTGTGCAGACTGTGACGTGTGGGTCTTGGCCTCTCCGAGGTGGAATGGGGCCCAAAGCCTTTTCCTCAAAACTGGAAGGGCTGGGACTTGGGGACACCCTGCCTCAAGGTCcccattttaaaacattctcaCTAAGGTATTTAATGTGAATCTGGTGAAGCCTGCAGTTCTCGCTATGGGTACACAGCACACACCAAAGACAAGGACGACAGCATCACGAGGGGACATTCCATGGGGCAGGGTCCCCACAGGTGGCTTTCCTGGACACGGGGCAGGGCGGGGGCTCTTCACAAAAGGGCCTGAGTCTCCGAGAGGGGCCTGTGTAGAGCACCAGCAGCCACTGCCCCTCCTGTGTGGGGTTGGTTGCCCCCCTCAGCAGCCCAGGTACTTCACTGATGGCACCTGCCCTCTCGTTCCCCCTCCCTGTCACATCACGTGACCTAAAACTAAGGTGAGAAGGGTCACATCCTGATGCTGCCCGGGCACTTGTTGACCTTGAGACCTGGGAGTCCGTGGGGCCTGAGCGCCACCTGCAGGGCGTGGCGGGGACTGCGCAGGCTGTGGAGGTCGCACTGTCATGGGGCTGCAGCCTGCACCTGCCCCCAGGCCCGTGCTAGCAGCTGACCCCATGGGCCTCTGAGGTCTGTTCCTCCATGTTTCCTCCTACAGATGCTACCCCAGAATTAGCCTGGCTTCCCCTAAGGGTCAAATGCCCTGCGGTCTGATCATGGTGGTGGGTCTGCAGGAGCCAGGCcagaatgctggattttgtcccAAGGGCCAGGATAGTGTCACATCTTGGGAACCACAGAAATCCAGACCAGACTGCTGGGGTGAAGCCACCACAGCC is part of the Chlorocebus sabaeus isolate Y175 chromosome 16, mChlSab1.0.hap1, whole genome shotgun sequence genome and encodes:
- the LOC103243713 gene encoding NADH dehydrogenase [ubiquinone] 1 alpha subcomplex assembly factor 8 — translated: MSVNGAVWGRVRSRLRAFPERLAACGAEAAAYGRCVQASTAPGGRLSKDLCVREFEALRSCFAAAAKKTLERGC